From the Acidobacteriota bacterium genome, one window contains:
- a CDS encoding DUF58 domain-containing protein has protein sequence MRTREQEVEPLINLSEITEVELLILKRMREFTIGEHSSMFHGTGFDFVGLRDWQAGDRFEAIDWAQSSLTNFSPLIVREFEQPTTSGVILVADRSASTRCGADPSAKGDRRGLQIATLIARSIATIGMSAVFFQDSIGLVTFDEGLHTLGAVRPRIGKGQVIHCLEAYQDGHGLQDLKNSGSLSATLTGFSRKTSMMPVISDFLFDDAPAFLTELSQVDNVHDVFIMMVDASFAFELPRVSAGWVEVYDVETGNTRMMSRRELGRQSERIKLWQDDITRQAKALDLDVIRLGADQVKFDVALIEWVAERRLRRRK, from the coding sequence GTGAGGACTCGCGAACAGGAGGTCGAGCCGCTCATCAACCTGTCGGAGATTACCGAGGTCGAGCTGCTCATCCTCAAGCGGATGCGCGAGTTCACGATCGGCGAACACTCCAGCATGTTCCATGGCACGGGGTTCGACTTCGTCGGGCTGCGCGACTGGCAGGCGGGCGATCGCTTCGAGGCGATCGACTGGGCGCAGTCGTCGCTCACCAACTTCAGCCCGCTGATCGTCCGCGAGTTTGAGCAGCCCACCACCTCGGGGGTGATCCTCGTCGCCGACCGCTCGGCCTCGACCCGCTGCGGCGCCGACCCGTCCGCCAAAGGCGATCGCCGCGGCCTGCAGATCGCCACGCTGATTGCGCGCTCGATCGCCACCATCGGCATGTCGGCGGTGTTCTTCCAGGACTCGATCGGGTTGGTGACGTTCGACGAGGGCCTTCACACCCTGGGCGCCGTGCGCCCGCGAATTGGCAAAGGCCAGGTGATTCACTGCCTCGAGGCCTACCAGGATGGCCACGGCCTGCAGGACCTGAAGAACTCGGGAAGCCTCAGCGCGACCCTCACCGGCTTCTCGCGCAAGACCTCGATGATGCCGGTGATCTCCGACTTTCTGTTCGACGACGCGCCGGCGTTCTTGACGGAATTGTCGCAGGTGGACAACGTCCACGACGTGTTCATCATGATGGTTGACGCATCGTTCGCCTTTGAGCTGCCGCGCGTCTCGGCCGGCTGGGTCGAAGTCTACGACGTCGAAACGGGCAATACTCGCATGATGTCGCGCCGCGAGCTCGGCCGGCAGAGCGAGCGGATCAAGCTGTGGCAGGACGACATCACCCGCCAGGCCAAGGCCCTGGACCTCGATGTCATTCGCCTCGGCGCCGACCAGGTGAAGTTCGACG